In Clostridia bacterium, the DNA window TCAAACTCTCCAAAAAACCATCTCGCGATGACTCTTTCGAGTTTGTCGCGCTCTTATCTTCTCTAGTCGCCCGCAATTTCAAACTCTTGCTATCGACTTCAGGCTCCACGCTGTTTGGTTTTCAAGGAACATCCGCCGGCCCAATGCCGCCCCGCGCGGCTTGACCTCGTTTGCAGCCGGCAAGTATTTAATATACCACTGAACACATCCGGAGGCAAGCAGGGGACTCACAATAAAACTCGACCTATCTCTCCTATTCGCGATGACGCCGTCCTCTCTCCGGGATTGCGCCATAAAGCTCGATTAATCTCGATAGTTCTCTCTTTGTTACGTACTTGTGTCAGGCCGTCGCTCAATAGCAGGTCTCCTCGCCTTTTCCCTGTACAGCCTCGCATCGGCAAACCCTAGGAGCCCATCGGCATCCGATGCATCATCCGGGAATGTGGCCACCCCAACAGAGAGTGTCACGCCTGTCCCGGACAGTGCGCCTGACTCAGCTGAAAACCGCAATCGTGCGGCCAGCCCCGTTGCTTCCTCCTTTGTGGCTAAGGGCAGAAGTATTACGAACTCATCGCCACCGAACCTCACGACAGTATCGGACTGCCTCACGCCCGCCGCAAGCGAATTGGCGACTGCCGTGAGGGCCCTGTCTCCCTCTAGGTGCCCGCAGGAGTCGTTGTAGCCCTTGAAATCATCAACATCCATGAATATCACGGATAGGCGCTGCCCACGCTTCTCTGCCAGCGCAAGCTGGTTGCTCAACTCTTCGCGCAAACGGTTCCTATTGAATGCTCCAGTGAGAGGGTCCTTCACCGCCAGGTCCTTGGCGGAGCGATATCTCATCACCTGGGCCATTACCTCCGCAAGCGCCAAACCCGCCATGCCGATGGGGCTGAGTTCCCCAGCGCTCCCGCCCGCGCGGTAGCACCAAACATCGTGAATGACGACTGCTAGTATGAGAGGCGCCACGGCCAAGAGGTAAGCTGCTCGCTCACGCTTTCGAACGGCTGCAAGAACCACTACGTACACAAGGTAGACCGTTGCTGCTATCAGCGTAGCCTGGAAACCTGCTAGCGCCCGGGAGTAGACGCGGGCAGGAGTCACAGCCACCAGCATTGAGAACCCCACGCCGATGGTCTCAATCGCCACCACCAGCGGCCGCCATGTGTCAGCGCCGTACAAGTTCTCGACAAACATGCCTGAGAAGGTAACCGCCAGGCACATGGTCCAGTATTCCATCTTAAGCTGTACTTCCCAGTTGAAGCCAGGGGCGAAGCTCGTGAGGGCCACATCTCGTCCCAAGAGGGCTCTGATCGCCATGAGTAGGCTGAACAGCCCAAAATACAGGGCCGCCTTATCCTCGCGGTTGAATGCGTACGTCCAAATATACATCACTGCAGTTGCGAGGATGCAGCCGAAGATGAACATAGAGCGTGCCAGCCCACTCTCCCTCATCCGAACTACGTCCTGCACAGTCCCGATGTACATCCGCTGCCATGCGCCTCCGCGCCTATGATGGAAATTCGACACCTGCATCACAATGTCGATCACGCTATCATCAGCGAAAAGCTGCGCCACAGTGGGAAGGTATTGGGGCGATGACTCGGCTCTGCTGGCTCCCACAGTGCCGTTCTCGGCGATCAGGGCGCCGTTGGCCCACATCTTGTAAGCAGTCGATGCATATGGGATCAGAATGCCGACCCGCTCACGACCGTCTGCCACGGTGATCCGAAGCCGATAGGTTGCATATCCATCACCAGGAAGCAATCCCTGATTGTCCTCCAGTTTGATGCGATTCCACGGCGCGGGCAGGCTGGCGAAACAGTCAATAGCGTCAGCTCCTGCCGCCGACTCGCGCATCTTCCCGTCGCTGGCAGCGGCGAAACCAGAAGGTTCAATCAACTGCTTCCAGTGAAACTCCCACTCCCCATCCAGTGAGGCGACGCCATTTGTGTCGAAGTCCCAGCCTGATAGGTCCAGACAGCCACTCATCGCGGTCGGCCATTGCAGCCCTCTCGTCGCAGCAGAGTCTATGTTCGCGCTCCATCGGATAGTCGCCCATGCGATCAACATGGCGCCGCACAGGATCACCGCCTCAACCGGTCTGACTCCAGAGAGAATGCTCTTCCGCCTAGCTGCCAGCAATGCCACCCCCCGGTCACAGTCCCAACTGGGTGATCAGATCCATAGCAGCCCAGCTCGGCAGCTTGACCGGACACCAGTGGGTTCATGCGTGTCTCGTGGTAGTTCAACTATTGTCTCGGATGTCCTTCACAGGGGCCCAAATTGACACGGCCCATCTCGTCATGTGATGATGTCTGTAACATCATCACGAACTCGGCCTCCGCGGTGTGATGTGAGTGAGCTTCTATGCTGCTAGAGAAGCTAGGGCAGGCTCCACCCGGAGAGCACACCCAATTGGGGGGCGCGTGGAATGGAAATGCCCACAGATGGGCGCAGGATCGCAGCAGCGATGAGCGGAGGCGTCGACTCTGCTGTTGCCGCTGGGTTGCTTGTGTCGCAAGGTTGCAGTGTCATAGGGGTGACCATGCGGCTGTGGCATGCTCCAATGGTGGAGGATTGTGAGAATCTGTGCTGTTCCGCTGAGTCGGTTGATGCAGCGCGACGGGCTGCTCGAGTTCTCGGCATCGACCACATTGTCCTCAACGTGGCCGACGTCTTCCGGGATATCGTTGTAGCCGATTTCATTTCGGAGTACGCCGCCGGACGCACGCCGAATCCGTGCGTGGTGTGCAATGCACGCATTAAGTTCGGGGAATTGCACAGGCGCCTGATGATGTTAGGCGTCGACTTGGTGGCGACCGGGCATTACGCCCGCCGAACGGCAGATCCGATTTCCGGTAGATGGCTGCTTTCCAGAGCCGCCGACCGCGCCAAGGATCAGACCTATGTGCTCTACAGGCTCACCCAAGATCAGCTTGCGAGGTCTCTGTTCCCTCTCGGCGGAATGACCAAGCCCGAGGTGCGTGCAATCGCAAGGTCGATGGGACTGGATGTAGCGGAGCGCCACGACAGCCAGGAGATCTGCTTCGTTCCTCCGGGGATGTACCGGGACTTCCTGGCAGCCCAGGATTCGGCGCTCACAACGCCCGGGCCTATCATGGATCCGGACGGTCGCGTGATCGGCGAGCATACAGGTGTCGCCATGTACACAGTCGGCCAGCGTAAGGGCCTCGGCGCCCTGACCACACACCGAGGCCCACTGTATGTGCTCGAGATACGCCCAGATGAGAACGGGATCGTCGTGGGCCCTGAAGAACTGCTATACCGACGGTCGTTCGATGCCTGCGACGTTGCCTTCATTCCGTTTGATAGCCTTGAGGACGAAATCGATGTGACCGCGCAGGTCAGGTACAAGTCGCCCGCCGCCCCTGCGAGGATCTCCCCCCTGGGCAGGCAGTCGGTCCACGTTGAGTTCAGCACTGCACAGCGTGCCGTCACACCGGGCCAGTCAGTGGTGTTCTACTCAGGTGACCTCGTAGTAGGCGGGGGCGTCATACGCGGCAGAGCCAACAGATCCCGCTAGTCGTGCGCCCCGGGATGGCTCGCATCCCACAGCTCGCCGGACACCTTGGCCCAGTGCTGTGTGTAGCGCTCCTGCAAGTCCTCAGCCAACGCCTGTGGCGCACATCCCCCATCGCCAAGCTGAGTCGAATGCGCACCGGACTGGTTCAGTATCTCCACGAGCTTCTCAGGGTTGTCGATGAGCGGACACGGCCTCAGCATGTTGTCATTGAACGGCTGCAGGCTCTGATAGGACTTCATCAGTGGCGATGTGAGAACTTCCTTTAGACTTTTCTCATTGATGTTGTCCATGGCATAGTGGATGAACGCACAGGGCTCCACGTCGCCCGCGGCATTGATATGAAGATATCGCCTGCCGCCTGCGATGCACCCACCTGAGTACTCGCCATCATTCCAGAAGTCCACTAGGAAGATGGGTTTAGTCTCACGGAATCGCCGCACTGCGTGGTACATCATAGCGCGCTGTTCCGGTGTGGCCATCAGATCGAGATCCGGCCCTGCGCCAACAGGCACGTAAGTGAACAGCCATCCGAAGGAACACCCTTTTTGAACCATGTCATCAATGAAAGCATCGCTTCCGACGATCTCGGCATTCGACCGCAAGTAGCACGCAGAGAATCCGAACACGCACCCGGCCTCACGCATCATCTTCATGGCATGCGTGATCTTATCGAATACCCCAGGGCCTCTCCTTGCGTCGGTTTGCTCTGCTAGGCCCTCCACCGAAATCGCGGGGACTATGTTCCCGACCCTCACCATGTCGGCGACGAATTTCTCATCAATGAGAGTCCCATTGGTAAACGGGTGAAAAACCTGGTTCGGATGGGCTTCCGCGAGCCTCACTAGCTTGTCCTTTGCCACAGTGGGCTCTCCGCCGGACACCACTATGACGTAAATCCCAAGTTCCTCTGCTTCCCGGCAGACCCTGTCCATCACTTTGTAGTCAAGTTCGCGAGCACGCTGATAATCCCCAGCCCAACAGCCAGTGCATTTCAGGTTGCACTTCTCGGTGGGGTCCATGAGTATCGCCCACGGAACCGACGCTCCAAGCTTATCAGAGATCTCGCGCTGTTTCGGAACTCCCAGTAGCGATGCATTCACGAAGAAATTGACGACTACCTTCTTCAATATGTTCGGGCTAGTCTCTGTGAGCACGCGGACAGCCAGCGCCCGCCAGTTGCTTTCGGGGTCCTGAACCACCTTGGCCACGGCGCGCACCTGCTGCTTGTGGTTTTCCTGTCGCGCAAGTTTCTCGGCGAGCGCCAGCACTTTGGGCATGTTCTCAACAGGATTGCGGCTCAGGTAGCCTACTGCCTGGTTCACGATTGGCTTGATTAAA includes these proteins:
- a CDS encoding diguanylate cyclase; the encoded protein is MLAARRKSILSGVRPVEAVILCGAMLIAWATIRWSANIDSAATRGLQWPTAMSGCLDLSGWDFDTNGVASLDGEWEFHWKQLIEPSGFAAASDGKMRESAAGADAIDCFASLPAPWNRIKLEDNQGLLPGDGYATYRLRITVADGRERVGILIPYASTAYKMWANGALIAENGTVGASRAESSPQYLPTVAQLFADDSVIDIVMQVSNFHHRRGGAWQRMYIGTVQDVVRMRESGLARSMFIFGCILATAVMYIWTYAFNREDKAALYFGLFSLLMAIRALLGRDVALTSFAPGFNWEVQLKMEYWTMCLAVTFSGMFVENLYGADTWRPLVVAIETIGVGFSMLVAVTPARVYSRALAGFQATLIAATVYLVYVVVLAAVRKRERAAYLLAVAPLILAVVIHDVWCYRAGGSAGELSPIGMAGLALAEVMAQVMRYRSAKDLAVKDPLTGAFNRNRLREELSNQLALAEKRGQRLSVIFMDVDDFKGYNDSCGHLEGDRALTAVANSLAAGVRQSDTVVRFGGDEFVILLPLATKEEATGLAARLRFSAESGALSGTGVTLSVGVATFPDDASDADGLLGFADARLYREKARRPAIERRPDTST
- the mnmA gene encoding tRNA 2-thiouridine(34) synthase MnmA yields the protein MEMPTDGRRIAAAMSGGVDSAVAAGLLVSQGCSVIGVTMRLWHAPMVEDCENLCCSAESVDAARRAARVLGIDHIVLNVADVFRDIVVADFISEYAAGRTPNPCVVCNARIKFGELHRRLMMLGVDLVATGHYARRTADPISGRWLLSRAADRAKDQTYVLYRLTQDQLARSLFPLGGMTKPEVRAIARSMGLDVAERHDSQEICFVPPGMYRDFLAAQDSALTTPGPIMDPDGRVIGEHTGVAMYTVGQRKGLGALTTHRGPLYVLEIRPDENGIVVGPEELLYRRSFDACDVAFIPFDSLEDEIDVTAQVRYKSPAAPARISPLGRQSVHVEFSTAQRAVTPGQSVVFYSGDLVVGGGVIRGRANRSR
- a CDS encoding radical SAM protein, yielding MISSTDLIKPIVNQAVGYLSRNPVENMPKVLALAEKLARQENHKQQVRAVAKVVQDPESNWRALAVRVLTETSPNILKKVVVNFFVNASLLGVPKQREISDKLGASVPWAILMDPTEKCNLKCTGCWAGDYQRARELDYKVMDRVCREAEELGIYVIVVSGGEPTVAKDKLVRLAEAHPNQVFHPFTNGTLIDEKFVADMVRVGNIVPAISVEGLAEQTDARRGPGVFDKITHAMKMMREAGCVFGFSACYLRSNAEIVGSDAFIDDMVQKGCSFGWLFTYVPVGAGPDLDLMATPEQRAMMYHAVRRFRETKPIFLVDFWNDGEYSGGCIAGGRRYLHINAAGDVEPCAFIHYAMDNINEKSLKEVLTSPLMKSYQSLQPFNDNMLRPCPLIDNPEKLVEILNQSGAHSTQLGDGGCAPQALAEDLQERYTQHWAKVSGELWDASHPGAHD